In Synechococcus sp. A18-25c, a single window of DNA contains:
- a CDS encoding iron uptake porin: MKLFKQLLVAPAALGLIASGASAAEMHIDGLSDYATSSSAGSLEQVTSITQFSDVDPTDWAHQALSNLIERYGCVAGYPNGTYRGNRAMTRFEAAALLNACLDRVTEVTDELKRLMKEFEKELAIIKGRVDGLEARVGELEATQFSTTTKLSGLATFVVGANRFMGSATPLRADSNAEFGGTVFNYDLQLALETSFTGKDQLTTVLRSGNFDGDDNVFGSGGPSGLATLDTAFQEGDQPNQLAIDKLFYSFPIGEFITITAGPYVGQEDMLAIWPSVYPSDPILEVLTLNGAPGAYNKNLGAGAGISWSDSSGFSASANYVAANGAASDTPDGGFATDNAAGTGTVQLGWEAEGWTIAAIYSQIQNGHDLIAYATLLTQESLSPRGVTHAFGLGGSWAPEESGWVPAVSVGLGFNSSDTDSSGEVSSSQSWTVGLEWNDVFMAGSNAGMAVGQPVFATDLRGGDTPADGQFIWEWWYQFQVSDNISVTPALFYLSRPMGELTLRDSSFQQLGGLIKTTFVF; encoded by the coding sequence ATGAAACTTTTCAAGCAACTACTGGTTGCTCCCGCCGCCCTTGGCCTGATCGCCAGTGGCGCTAGTGCCGCCGAGATGCACATCGACGGCCTTTCCGACTACGCCACCAGCTCTTCAGCAGGCAGCCTCGAGCAGGTCACCAGCATCACCCAGTTCTCTGACGTTGATCCGACGGACTGGGCTCATCAGGCTCTGAGCAACCTGATCGAGCGCTACGGCTGCGTCGCTGGCTACCCCAACGGCACCTACCGCGGCAACCGTGCGATGACCCGCTTTGAAGCGGCCGCACTGCTGAACGCATGTCTCGACCGCGTCACCGAAGTGACCGACGAGCTGAAGCGCCTGATGAAGGAGTTCGAAAAGGAACTCGCCATCATCAAGGGCCGTGTTGATGGTTTGGAAGCCCGCGTGGGCGAACTGGAAGCCACCCAGTTCTCCACCACCACCAAGCTCTCTGGCTTGGCGACTTTTGTTGTTGGAGCGAATCGTTTCATGGGTTCCGCGACTCCGCTTCGCGCAGACAGCAATGCCGAGTTCGGCGGAACAGTTTTCAATTACGACCTGCAGTTGGCGCTGGAGACATCCTTCACCGGCAAGGATCAGCTGACCACCGTGCTGCGTTCTGGCAACTTCGACGGTGACGACAACGTCTTCGGCAGTGGGGGGCCGTCGGGTTTGGCCACCCTGGATACCGCGTTCCAGGAGGGTGATCAACCGAATCAACTTGCGATCGACAAGCTCTTCTATTCCTTCCCCATTGGTGAGTTCATCACTATCACTGCGGGTCCCTACGTCGGGCAGGAAGACATGCTCGCGATCTGGCCGAGCGTGTATCCCAGTGATCCGATTCTCGAGGTGCTGACGCTCAATGGAGCACCTGGCGCTTACAACAAGAACCTGGGGGCAGGGGCAGGCATCTCGTGGTCTGATTCCAGTGGCTTCAGTGCTTCTGCTAACTACGTCGCGGCCAATGGGGCGGCCAGCGACACGCCCGATGGCGGTTTCGCGACTGACAATGCGGCGGGTACCGGCACGGTTCAGTTGGGTTGGGAGGCCGAAGGTTGGACGATCGCCGCGATCTACTCACAGATCCAGAACGGGCATGACTTGATCGCCTATGCCACTCTGTTGACGCAGGAGTCGCTGAGTCCCCGTGGCGTCACCCACGCCTTTGGTCTGGGTGGATCCTGGGCACCGGAAGAGAGCGGTTGGGTTCCTGCGGTGAGCGTTGGTTTGGGATTCAACAGCAGTGACACCGACAGCAGCGGTGAGGTGAGCAGCAGTCAGTCTTGGACGGTGGGGCTGGAGTGGAACGATGTGTTTATGGCGGGGAGCAATGCCGGCATGGCCGTGGGCCAGCCCGTTTTTGCGACTGACCTTCGTGGTGGCGACACCCCTGCGGATGGTCAGTTCATCTGGGAGTGGTGGTACCAGTTCCAGGTGAGCGACAACATCAGCGTCACCCCAGCGCTGTTCTATCTGTCGCGTCCCATGGGTGAGCTCACACTCAGGGATTCCAGCTTTCAACAGTTGGGCGGCTTGATCAAAACCACATTCGTCTTCTGA
- a CDS encoding HupE/UreJ family protein: MNALTKASPMLRAGVTSTAGLLTLSLFSPAHAHHPFGMGDSTDLSALQGLLSGIGHPLLGPDHLLFLLAIAFVGLQRPRTWVIPLLAAGLGGSVLSQFIPLPDAVAPWAEALVSLSLVVEGLMALTVTPTSWLLPLVTLHGFLLGSTIVGAEPTPLATYFLGLLIGQGALLLVVTSGSQSLLERIGAQGQRLGAGIWMGIGMAFAWVALID, from the coding sequence ATGAACGCTTTGACCAAAGCCAGCCCCATGCTCAGGGCTGGTGTGACCTCCACTGCGGGATTGCTCACCCTTTCCCTGTTCAGCCCGGCCCATGCCCATCACCCCTTCGGCATGGGAGACAGCACAGACCTTTCTGCCCTGCAGGGATTGTTGAGTGGCATTGGTCACCCCCTGTTGGGACCTGACCATCTGCTGTTTCTACTGGCCATCGCCTTCGTCGGCCTGCAACGTCCCCGAACTTGGGTGATTCCTCTGTTGGCCGCCGGCTTGGGCGGGAGTGTTTTGTCGCAGTTCATTCCCCTGCCGGATGCCGTGGCTCCCTGGGCGGAAGCTCTGGTGTCTCTCAGCCTGGTTGTTGAGGGTTTGATGGCTCTCACCGTGACGCCCACCAGTTGGTTGCTGCCGCTCGTGACCCTGCACGGTTTTCTGCTGGGCAGCACGATTGTGGGTGCCGAACCCACCCCTCTGGCGACCTATTTCCTGGGTTTGCTGATCGGGCAAGGCGCATTGCTGCTGGTCGTGACCAGCGGGTCTCAGTCCCTGCTTGAGCGCATTGGTGCCCAGGGGCAACGCCTTGGTGCCGGCATCTGGATGGGCATCGGCATGGCCTTTGCCTGGGTTGCCCTGATCGACTGA
- a CDS encoding LysR family transcriptional regulator, with amino-acid sequence MNAAHEHVLQRLHLQIIVEVERRGSLTAAADALSLTQSALSHSIKKLEKQLGALIWVRDGRQLCLTQTGRYLHSLAGRVLPQLSLAEDHLGQFSAGVRGTLRVGMECHPCYQWMLNVTDPYLRAYPDVDIDVIQKFQFGGLDALLNHEIDMLVTPDPVFKPGLQFEPVFDYEQVLVVSDQHRLSANDWVTPEDLQSEILISYPVPLERLDIYRSFFTPAGFLPALHKRIETTDMILQMVSCARGVAALPRWLAERYAASMSLTVLRLGQSGIGKQIHLGMRKVDASVDYIAGFVDLARSMENSVEA; translated from the coding sequence ATGAATGCTGCTCATGAGCATGTTCTCCAGAGGTTGCATCTGCAGATCATTGTTGAAGTAGAAAGGCGTGGTTCTTTGACTGCTGCTGCTGATGCCCTTTCATTAACACAGTCAGCCCTGAGTCATTCCATCAAGAAACTGGAAAAGCAGCTTGGAGCGTTGATTTGGGTGCGTGATGGTCGGCAACTCTGTCTGACTCAGACAGGTCGTTATCTTCACTCCTTGGCTGGGAGGGTTTTGCCTCAGTTATCGCTTGCAGAGGATCATCTTGGCCAATTTTCTGCTGGTGTTCGAGGTACATTGCGGGTTGGAATGGAGTGTCATCCCTGTTATCAGTGGATGCTCAATGTGACAGATCCGTACTTAAGGGCTTATCCAGATGTTGATATTGATGTGATTCAAAAATTTCAATTTGGTGGTCTCGATGCTTTGCTAAATCATGAAATAGATATGCTCGTTACTCCTGATCCTGTATTTAAGCCAGGGCTTCAGTTTGAGCCAGTGTTTGATTACGAGCAGGTCTTGGTAGTGTCAGATCAACATCGTTTGTCTGCCAATGATTGGGTGACACCCGAGGATTTGCAATCTGAGATCTTGATTTCTTACCCCGTACCCTTAGAGCGCCTGGACATTTACCGAAGCTTTTTTACGCCAGCCGGGTTCTTGCCAGCTCTTCATAAGCGGATTGAAACCACTGACATGATTTTGCAAATGGTGTCTTGCGCACGTGGCGTTGCGGCACTGCCCCGTTGGCTCGCTGAACGCTATGCCGCTTCGATGAGCCTTACGGTGCTCCGGCTAGGGCAGAGCGGCATTGGCAAGCAGATTCATTTGGGCATGCGCAAGGTGGATGCATCTGTCGACTACATCGCGGGCTTTGTTGACCTTGCACGAAGCATGGAGAACTCTGTTGAGGCTTGA
- a CDS encoding fatty acid desaturase codes for MESPSYQDFCLKPFTTRSNRKALIQISNTLIPYGLLWWLMLQATEISLWFTPPFLIILSLFSLRSFSLMHDCGHGSLFETPRLNRIFGFLFGVINAVPQLSWSIDHAYHHKTNGDWERYRGVADFLSLDEFLNLSRNEQRIYTTIHHPLMALPGGFYYLAIKPRLDLLVGLVTPKNRMWGSREEFNDLCLSNFFSLIGVVCLGSWIGFGLFLSLYSIILCLTASSLIYVFYVQHIFENSYANPSKGWSPIRGALEGSSLLILPPLLQWFTANIGFHNIHHLCERIPNYNLKACHQRNQHLLINVPTLRLESMLECSKFVLWDPSNASLTTIP; via the coding sequence ATGGAATCACCGTCTTATCAAGACTTCTGCCTGAAGCCCTTTACGACACGCAGCAATCGAAAAGCTCTCATTCAGATCAGTAATACTCTGATTCCCTATGGACTGTTGTGGTGGCTGATGCTTCAAGCCACAGAAATCTCCCTCTGGTTCACTCCACCTTTCCTAATCATTCTCAGCCTTTTTTCACTGAGAAGTTTTTCATTAATGCATGATTGCGGCCATGGATCATTATTTGAGACCCCAAGACTGAATCGGATCTTTGGATTCCTTTTTGGCGTCATCAATGCAGTTCCGCAGCTGTCCTGGTCGATTGACCACGCTTATCATCACAAAACAAACGGAGACTGGGAACGCTATCGAGGGGTTGCTGATTTTTTGAGCCTGGACGAATTCCTAAATCTCAGCCGCAATGAGCAAAGGATCTACACGACAATCCACCACCCACTCATGGCACTACCGGGTGGCTTCTACTACTTAGCAATCAAACCTAGATTGGATCTATTGGTTGGCCTTGTCACCCCAAAGAATCGCATGTGGGGATCCAGGGAAGAATTCAACGATCTTTGCCTGAGCAACTTTTTTAGCTTGATTGGGGTGGTCTGCCTCGGATCGTGGATTGGCTTTGGATTATTTCTGAGCCTTTACAGCATTATCCTTTGCCTCACAGCTAGTAGCTTAATTTACGTTTTCTATGTACAACACATATTTGAAAATAGTTACGCTAATCCAAGCAAAGGCTGGAGCCCGATACGAGGGGCCTTAGAAGGCTCGAGTCTACTCATCCTCCCACCATTGCTGCAATGGTTCACAGCCAATATCGGCTTTCACAATATTCATCACCTTTGCGAAAGAATACCCAATTACAACCTTAAAGCTTGCCATCAGCGCAATCAACACCTATTGATAAACGTACCAACATTGCGCCTAGAAAGCATGCTTGAATGTTCAAAATTTGTTTTATGGGATCCAAGCAATGCAAGCTTGACCACAATCCCATGA